Proteins encoded together in one Pantoea sp. CCBC3-3-1 window:
- a CDS encoding ATP-binding protein codes for MSHHFSQQPAMLHLLCGKIASGKSTLARKLANAPLTVLLSEDRWLAALYADRMTSVADYVDCSARLWEAIKPHLTDLLNAGVSVVLDFPANTLAHREAIKDIIITSNCHHRLHFLNVPDATCKARLLARNQNGEHDFEATEAQYDLISRYFVTPQPDEGFSIIYYDASGEKR; via the coding sequence ATGTCACACCATTTCAGCCAACAACCCGCCATGCTTCATCTGCTCTGTGGGAAAATCGCCTCCGGTAAATCCACTCTGGCCAGAAAACTGGCCAACGCGCCGCTAACCGTGTTGTTAAGCGAAGATCGCTGGCTGGCAGCGCTCTACGCTGACAGGATGACCAGCGTTGCAGATTACGTTGATTGTTCCGCACGACTGTGGGAAGCGATAAAGCCGCACCTGACTGATTTACTGAATGCTGGCGTCTCGGTGGTGCTTGATTTCCCGGCCAATACCCTCGCCCACCGCGAAGCCATCAAAGACATCATTATCACGTCAAACTGCCATCACAGGCTGCACTTTCTTAATGTGCCCGATGCCACTTGTAAAGCACGCCTTCTCGCCAGAAATCAAAACGGTGAGCATGATTTTGAGGCTACCGAAGCACAGTACGATTTAATCAGTCGCTACTTTGTCACGCCTCAGCCTGACGAAGGGTTTTCCATCATTTACTATGATGCCAGTGGAGAAAAACGGTGA
- a CDS encoding DinI-like family protein: protein MFVELIYDKRNVAGLPNAQQLILSELEKRIQRVFPDAEVKVKPMQANGVKTDASKSDKSVMLRIIEEMFDEADQWLISEEF from the coding sequence ATGTTTGTTGAACTGATTTATGATAAGCGTAACGTTGCTGGCTTACCCAATGCGCAGCAGCTGATTTTAAGCGAGCTGGAAAAGCGTATTCAGCGCGTTTTTCCTGATGCAGAAGTGAAAGTGAAGCCAATGCAGGCGAATGGCGTAAAAACCGATGCCAGCAAAAGCGACAAATCAGTAATGTTGAGAATTATTGAAGAAATGTTCGATGAAGCCGACCAGTGGTTGATCTCTGAAGAATTTTGA
- a CDS encoding PACE efflux transporter: protein MEVELNKSLKERIFHSILFEVLANIIIAVGLSLVLSVPVTKSAVLAALSAATAMLWNGLFNRVFDRVQQRKGFKRTLNVRIIHAVLFEAGLISVLMPVASWWFSISLMKAFFLQIGLVAFFLPYTITFNYLYDFIRFYWINRTRIVED, encoded by the coding sequence ATGGAAGTCGAATTAAATAAATCCCTCAAAGAACGCATTTTTCACTCCATTCTGTTCGAGGTATTAGCTAACATAATTATTGCTGTCGGACTATCATTGGTTTTGTCGGTACCCGTCACAAAATCAGCCGTCCTGGCGGCATTGTCAGCGGCGACGGCCATGCTGTGGAACGGCCTTTTTAATCGTGTTTTTGACAGAGTTCAGCAGCGAAAAGGTTTCAAAAGAACCCTGAACGTCAGGATTATCCATGCGGTGCTTTTTGAAGCGGGCCTCATCAGCGTGCTGATGCCGGTGGCGAGCTGGTGGTTCAGTATCTCGTTAATGAAAGCCTTTTTTTTGCAGATTGGTCTGGTTGCGTTTTTTCTTCCGTACACGATAACATTTAACTATCTGTATGATTTTATCCGGTTTTACTGGATCAACAGAACCAGGATAGTCGAGGACTGA
- a CDS encoding GNAT family N-acetyltransferase, translating to MRTRRARPEEAEALWRIRNLAIRGGCREAYGDAAVAAWTPDKMPPGFVSAIVQNPFFVTDAPDQAIPVATGFLDLQAHSVEAIFTLPDYMGFGYATAILQAIKQEALARGFTTLTLASTPNAWRFYQHQGFRLVKKAVYHSAMAGELACMKMVIDLPE from the coding sequence ATGAGAACCCGACGCGCGCGACCGGAAGAAGCCGAAGCCTTATGGCGCATACGTAACCTGGCTATCCGGGGAGGCTGTCGTGAAGCCTATGGTGATGCAGCAGTAGCGGCCTGGACGCCGGATAAGATGCCGCCGGGTTTTGTTAGTGCGATCGTCCAAAACCCTTTTTTTGTGACGGATGCGCCGGATCAGGCGATCCCGGTAGCAACGGGCTTTCTGGATCTGCAAGCGCACAGCGTAGAAGCGATTTTTACCCTGCCCGACTATATGGGTTTTGGCTATGCCACCGCTATTTTGCAGGCTATTAAACAAGAAGCGCTGGCGCGCGGTTTTACCACCTTAACCCTGGCTTCAACGCCGAACGCCTGGCGCTTTTATCAGCATCAGGGCTTTCGGCTGGTTAAAAAAGCCGTCTATCACTCGGCCATGGCGGGTGAGCTGGCCTGCATGAAGATGGTAATCGATCTTCCTGAATAA
- a CDS encoding putative holin codes for MFVHEIAISIGAVSSSGASVVSHLGGINYSVLFGAFAGAVFYVAGAADLSLLVRAAYFIVSWIVGVFGAGLAGAKLADLLGYSEHPLDGLGAVLLSALAIKTLTFFSQQDPGSWLARFKGGFHGHK; via the coding sequence ATGTTCGTTCATGAGATTGCAATTAGCATTGGGGCAGTATCTTCATCAGGAGCGAGTGTGGTGAGCCATTTAGGAGGCATAAATTACAGCGTGCTGTTTGGTGCATTCGCCGGGGCTGTTTTTTATGTCGCGGGCGCAGCCGATTTAAGTTTGCTGGTGCGGGCGGCCTATTTTATCGTTTCCTGGATTGTCGGGGTTTTTGGAGCCGGACTGGCCGGGGCTAAACTGGCCGATCTTTTAGGCTATAGTGAACACCCGCTCGACGGTCTGGGAGCCGTGCTGCTGTCTGCATTGGCAATCAAAACGTTAACTTTCTTTAGTCAGCAAGATCCCGGATCCTGGCTGGCGCGCTTTAAAGGAGGTTTCCATGGTCACAAGTGA
- a CDS encoding LysR family transcriptional regulator: MDQLMAIRAFARVVEAGNFTRAADSLTMPNATLSKLVQELEAHLGVRLLQRTTRRVTVTPEGQEYYEKTSRILRDLEDIDACFDIARNKPSGQLRIDVGGSMMRDVLIPALPEFVARYPDIYLTLGVSDRAVDLIGDNIDCVIRGGPLNDSSLIARHIGFATLITCASPAYLKLYGIPAYPEELKNGHRLVSYLSPHNGKAFPFRFERDGIKTEIKIDQRMGVNESNAHLATAIAGLGIIQTFTYAANAALRDGLLVEVMPQWRPAAYPFHVVYPQNRHVTQRLRVFIAWLLEAFPKKLAGDNQ, translated from the coding sequence ATGGATCAGTTAATGGCGATACGGGCTTTTGCCCGCGTAGTGGAAGCGGGAAATTTTACGCGAGCCGCAGATTCACTCACCATGCCTAACGCTACCCTGAGTAAGCTGGTTCAGGAGCTGGAAGCGCATCTTGGCGTCCGACTGTTGCAACGGACAACCCGGCGTGTCACGGTTACGCCGGAAGGGCAGGAATATTATGAGAAAACCTCGCGTATTCTGCGGGATTTGGAGGATATCGACGCCTGCTTTGATATTGCGCGGAATAAGCCGAGCGGGCAGCTACGCATCGATGTGGGCGGATCGATGATGCGCGACGTGCTCATTCCCGCGCTGCCTGAGTTTGTTGCGCGCTACCCTGATATTTATCTCACGCTTGGCGTCTCGGATCGTGCCGTCGATTTGATTGGCGACAATATCGACTGTGTGATCCGTGGCGGCCCGCTAAATGATTCTTCGCTGATCGCTCGGCATATTGGTTTCGCTACGTTGATAACCTGTGCTTCGCCCGCCTATCTGAAGCTTTATGGCATTCCGGCTTATCCGGAAGAGCTTAAAAACGGCCACCGGCTGGTTAGCTATCTTTCACCGCACAACGGCAAAGCCTTTCCGTTTCGGTTTGAACGTGACGGCATCAAAACTGAAATCAAAATCGATCAGCGTATGGGCGTTAACGAGAGCAATGCGCATCTGGCGACAGCGATTGCCGGCCTGGGGATTATTCAGACGTTTACTTATGCAGCTAATGCCGCATTGCGTGATGGCCTGCTGGTGGAAGTGATGCCGCAATGGCGGCCTGCCGCTTATCCTTTTCACGTGGTTTATCCACAAAATCGACACGTAACGCAGCGTCTGCGGGTATTTATTGCCTGGCTGCTGGAGGCTTTTCCAAAAAAGCTGGCAGGAGATAATCAGTAA
- a CDS encoding SDR family NAD(P)-dependent oxidoreductase translates to MARFQQKVVVVTGAGSGIGQAAAKRFASEGASVVLVGRTKEKLEKTLAILPQGNHLVAPCDVGEAEQVQALSRQVLEKYGQVDVLLNNAGVIVQGRIHEVSLDDWKNLMKVDLDGVFHCVHYFMPALLKSKGNVVNISSVSGLGGDWGMSVYNAAKGAITNFTRSLAMDYGADGVRVNAVCPGFTLTDLTEEMKDNQPLLNKFYERIPLARAGQPEDIADAIAFIASDDARYITGVNLPVDGGITASNGQPKQA, encoded by the coding sequence ATGGCTCGTTTTCAGCAAAAAGTCGTTGTCGTGACCGGCGCAGGATCGGGTATTGGCCAGGCGGCCGCAAAACGTTTTGCCAGCGAAGGCGCTTCGGTGGTGCTGGTAGGGCGTACAAAAGAGAAGCTGGAAAAAACGCTGGCAATATTGCCTCAGGGTAATCACCTTGTCGCCCCGTGTGACGTGGGTGAAGCGGAACAGGTACAGGCTCTGTCACGCCAGGTGCTGGAAAAATATGGTCAGGTTGACGTTCTGCTTAATAACGCTGGCGTGATCGTGCAGGGACGAATTCATGAAGTCTCCCTGGATGACTGGAAAAACCTGATGAAGGTGGATTTGGATGGGGTTTTCCACTGCGTCCACTACTTCATGCCCGCGCTGCTGAAAAGCAAAGGCAACGTCGTGAACATCTCTTCTGTTTCCGGGCTGGGTGGCGACTGGGGAATGAGCGTCTACAACGCAGCGAAGGGGGCTATCACTAACTTTACCCGTTCGCTGGCAATGGATTACGGCGCCGATGGCGTTCGCGTTAATGCAGTGTGCCCGGGCTTTACGCTTACCGATTTAACGGAAGAGATGAAGGATAATCAGCCATTGCTGAACAAATTCTATGAGCGGATCCCGCTGGCGCGAGCAGGCCAACCAGAAGATATTGCTGATGCCATCGCTTTTATCGCCAGTGACGATGCGCGTTATATTACCGGCGTGAATCTGCCGGTCGATGGCGGAATTACCGCCTCTAACGGTCAGCCAAAGCAGGCCTGA
- a CDS encoding SDR family NAD(P)-dependent oxidoreductase, producing the protein MNNPLSGKVALVTGGTTGIGLAAAKELIAQGAKVFITGRRPQELDKAVALLGSAATGIRADVSKLGDLDAMYAQIAKSVGHFDILVANAGGGDLSPLGAITEEHFDTIFATNVRGLVFTVQKALPLLVDNASVILTGSTVSVKGTAGFSVYSASKAAVRNFARSWALDLKDRGIRVNVVSPGPIRTPGLEGLVAEESRQGLFDALTAQVPLGRLGEPKEVGTVVAFLASDAASFINAAELFVDGGLAQI; encoded by the coding sequence ATGAATAATCCATTAAGTGGAAAAGTTGCTCTGGTTACCGGCGGCACCACCGGTATTGGTCTGGCAGCGGCTAAAGAGCTGATTGCTCAGGGCGCAAAAGTCTTTATCACCGGTCGTCGTCCGCAGGAACTCGATAAGGCAGTCGCCCTTCTTGGCTCCGCAGCAACCGGCATTCGTGCTGATGTCTCTAAGCTCGGTGATTTGGACGCAATGTACGCGCAGATTGCCAAAAGCGTCGGCCACTTTGACATTCTGGTTGCCAACGCGGGCGGCGGGGATCTGTCGCCGCTGGGTGCCATTACCGAAGAGCATTTTGACACGATTTTTGCCACCAATGTGCGCGGCCTGGTTTTTACCGTGCAGAAAGCGCTGCCATTGCTTGTCGATAACGCCTCGGTAATTCTTACCGGCTCGACCGTTTCCGTTAAGGGTACCGCAGGTTTTAGCGTCTACAGTGCCAGCAAGGCTGCCGTCCGCAACTTTGCCCGCAGCTGGGCGCTGGATTTAAAAGATCGTGGGATCCGCGTCAATGTGGTCAGTCCCGGTCCGATTCGTACGCCGGGTCTGGAAGGGCTGGTCGCCGAAGAGAGCCGACAGGGTCTGTTCGATGCGCTGACGGCTCAGGTTCCGCTTGGTCGCCTGGGCGAACCGAAGGAAGTTGGCACGGTTGTGGCGTTTCTTGCCTCTGATGCCGCCAGTTTTATCAACGCAGCAGAGCTTTTCGTCGATGGTGGTCTGGCACAGATTTAA
- a CDS encoding ribokinase produces MQYDVLVVGSLNYDILIQQDRLPQLGETFTGNALMTMPGGKGANQAVQCARLGLRVNMVGCVGQDLYGQELIQSLEKHGVQTANIKRSGTSGVGIVQILSEGDYCSTIIKGANYLIGSNDISPAFFQHAPLVILQSEIPESVVNDVVEQASVYGCPVLLNNAPARHIPEAVLKKVNYLVINETEAALMTSESVNDVEAARRAAGQLFEKINGVVIITLGEKGSVVKSASLLQHFPASPCKQVVDTTGAGDSFIGALAYNIVQGNALQDAIGFASRVSALSVQKYGGQSSFPALSDVQGACHVTPA; encoded by the coding sequence ATGCAATATGATGTGCTGGTCGTCGGTAGTTTAAATTACGATATTCTTATTCAGCAGGATCGTTTACCGCAGCTGGGTGAAACCTTTACCGGTAATGCGCTGATGACGATGCCCGGGGGAAAAGGCGCTAATCAGGCCGTTCAGTGCGCTCGCCTGGGGCTGAGGGTGAATATGGTTGGCTGTGTCGGTCAGGACCTCTATGGTCAGGAGCTTATCCAGTCGCTGGAAAAACACGGTGTTCAGACCGCCAATATCAAACGCAGTGGTACGTCAGGCGTAGGTATCGTTCAGATCCTGAGTGAAGGTGACTATTGCAGCACCATCATCAAAGGCGCTAACTATCTTATTGGCAGTAACGATATCAGCCCGGCCTTTTTTCAGCATGCTCCGCTGGTGATCCTGCAATCTGAAATTCCAGAAAGCGTCGTCAATGATGTCGTTGAACAAGCCTCTGTGTACGGTTGCCCGGTGCTGCTGAATAATGCCCCTGCGCGGCATATCCCTGAGGCGGTGCTGAAGAAGGTCAATTACCTGGTGATCAATGAAACCGAAGCCGCATTGATGACGAGTGAATCGGTGAACGATGTTGAAGCCGCTCGCCGTGCTGCCGGACAGCTGTTTGAGAAAATTAACGGCGTGGTCATCATCACGCTGGGAGAAAAAGGATCGGTGGTGAAGTCAGCGTCGCTGCTCCAGCATTTTCCGGCCTCGCCCTGCAAGCAGGTTGTGGATACCACCGGTGCTGGCGACTCATTTATTGGCGCACTGGCTTATAACATCGTCCAGGGGAACGCCCTTCAGGATGCCATCGGTTTTGCTTCACGCGTGAGCGCACTCTCGGTGCAAAAATATGGCGGGCAAAGCTCGTTTCCTGCATTGAGTGATGTACAGGGTGCCTGTCACGTTACACCAGCCTGA
- a CDS encoding MBL fold metallo-hydrolase — MKQLYEDLWVSTPEFPPDEQDPERMMHGFLLAHLRGNLLISRVENPDDHQAIDDLGGIIRHYLTHWHEAGPGTRILQQRFNSALYCHNRALGPISPFAEADDTFNQAEVHCGSFHVVPTPGHTPGSTTYLYASPFGKTYLFVGDTISLYHDRWVTVRVPESNEADLKKTLEFYRALRPDVVLMGTTTGHLSWQEVTMREWLALLDEAENTPLDLRQRPGE; from the coding sequence ATGAAGCAGTTGTATGAGGATCTCTGGGTCTCTACGCCGGAGTTTCCACCTGATGAACAGGATCCAGAACGGATGATGCATGGTTTTTTGCTCGCGCATCTCCGGGGTAACTTACTGATTTCAAGAGTTGAAAATCCAGATGATCACCAGGCGATTGATGACCTTGGCGGCATCATTCGTCACTATCTTACCCACTGGCATGAAGCCGGCCCGGGAACACGTATTTTACAGCAGCGTTTTAACTCAGCGCTTTATTGCCACAATCGTGCGCTGGGACCGATCAGCCCCTTCGCCGAAGCAGACGATACGTTTAACCAGGCGGAAGTTCACTGTGGCAGCTTCCACGTCGTCCCGACGCCGGGCCATACGCCGGGTAGCACCACCTATTTGTATGCTTCTCCCTTTGGCAAAACTTACCTGTTCGTTGGCGATACCATCAGCCTTTATCACGATCGTTGGGTCACGGTGCGGGTGCCGGAAAGTAACGAAGCTGATTTAAAAAAGACGCTGGAGTTTTACCGGGCGCTGCGACCGGATGTGGTGTTGATGGGCACGACGACCGGGCATCTCTCCTGGCAGGAAGTGACCATGCGGGAATGGCTGGCGTTACTGGATGAAGCGGAAAACACCCCGCTGGATTTACGCCAGCGGCCAGGAGAGTAA
- a CDS encoding phage holin family protein, translating into MVTSDPLVITNVMTCSAIALRIMFFRKPGSHHQWWASWLAYLLVIAYGSIPFRYFFDHYDHTSWSSLLINLIIGAAVFRSKGNVAVILAVLRPPKKN; encoded by the coding sequence ATGGTCACAAGTGATCCGCTGGTTATCACCAACGTTATGACGTGTTCAGCCATTGCGCTGCGGATAATGTTTTTCCGTAAGCCTGGCTCACATCATCAATGGTGGGCTTCATGGCTGGCCTATCTGCTCGTCATTGCCTATGGATCGATCCCATTCCGCTATTTTTTTGATCATTACGATCATACAAGCTGGTCATCACTGCTCATCAATTTAATTATTGGTGCAGCGGTGTTTCGGTCAAAAGGTAATGTGGCGGTAATTCTGGCAGTACTACGTCCTCCGAAGAAAAACTGA
- the ldcA gene encoding muramoyltetrapeptide carboxypeptidase: MSVSPRSFHLIAPSGYCQNQQAAQLGVQRLRDQGHKINNVQVISRRDSRFAGSDSARLQDLQDLAQEDLQADIVMPVRGGYGATRLLPHFDSARLAARLREQPMAICGHSDFTVIQMALLQQGAFTFSGPMLAGNFGAETLSEFTIEHFWRALTSPKLTLEWQTEPQQVSVSGTVWGGNLAMLASLAGTPWMPQIQDGILVIEDINEHPFRVERMLLQLAQQGVLARQKAIVTGSFTGVKLTEYDNGYDFDSVWTLIRQITGLPIVTGLEFGHHWNTVTLPLGAQGHLQVNGTAGSLTLSGHPTLR, translated from the coding sequence ATGTCCGTTTCTCCACGTTCTTTTCATCTCATCGCTCCTTCCGGCTATTGTCAAAATCAGCAGGCCGCGCAGCTTGGCGTGCAGCGCCTGCGCGATCAGGGTCATAAAATCAACAACGTGCAGGTCATTTCTCGTCGCGATAGCCGTTTCGCCGGAAGTGACAGTGCGCGTCTGCAAGATTTACAGGATCTGGCACAAGAGGATTTACAGGCAGATATTGTGATGCCGGTGCGTGGTGGCTACGGCGCGACCCGCTTGCTTCCCCACTTCGACAGCGCCCGGCTGGCCGCCCGCCTGCGTGAGCAGCCGATGGCAATTTGTGGCCACAGTGACTTTACGGTTATTCAGATGGCGCTGTTGCAACAGGGCGCGTTCACTTTTAGCGGCCCGATGCTTGCCGGTAATTTTGGCGCTGAGACATTGTCTGAATTCACCATTGAGCACTTTTGGCGCGCCCTGACTTCGCCTAAATTAACGCTGGAGTGGCAAACGGAGCCGCAACAAGTTTCCGTCAGCGGAACGGTATGGGGCGGCAATCTGGCCATGCTCGCTTCACTGGCAGGAACCCCCTGGATGCCGCAGATTCAGGATGGCATCCTGGTAATAGAAGATATTAATGAACATCCGTTCCGGGTTGAGCGAATGTTGTTACAGCTGGCTCAACAGGGCGTTTTGGCGCGGCAGAAAGCCATTGTCACCGGCAGCTTCACCGGTGTAAAACTCACCGAATACGATAACGGCTACGATTTTGACAGCGTGTGGACACTGATACGGCAGATAACCGGCCTGCCGATTGTTACCGGGCTGGAATTTGGTCATCACTGGAATACCGTGACGCTGCCGCTGGGTGCGCAAGGGCATTTACAGGTGAATGGAACAGCCGGTTCGCTGACGTTATCAGGTCATCCTACGCTGCGTTAA
- the fhuE gene encoding ferric-rhodotorulic acid/ferric-coprogen receptor FhuE, protein MSFKSREGDAAGRTLTIKQTFTVSLLTLAIQTVIHPAHAAAIDTTTAAQQDMVVSASADNSAEQQDYAVQTTRAGTKMLLTPRDVPQSLSVVTKQRMQDQNLQSVGEVLDNTTGIATEVIDSERSSYFSRGFQITNFTFDDIPTSVSDTWNFGDAGSDTAIYDRIEVVRGATGLMTGAGSPAASVNMVRKQADSKTFTGNLDASYGSWNKQRYVADVSGPLNEEGTVRGRVVAGYQDQDSKLDRYHKGKKFLYGVVDADITDNTTASLGYDYQESNTGNPTWGGLPTWYSDGTRTHFNRNTSVAADWTHYNLNSRKVFATLSHNFDNGWNFRLNGTHAEETFNDKLLYIEGFPDAETGEGTTGFGSRDRGTRKLDSVDTYASGPFELFGRQHQLMAGVSYSRQHNQTYSEDGELDSEQMGSVNNSWSGEVVEPQWGDWYQNADDVVRQKSAYTAARLSLADSLSLIAGVRYTQWSTTGSSGDMRKNNLTPYGGLVYDLNDTLSAYASYTSIFQPQTKRDSSGGYLSPVTGKNYETGLKADWFDGRLTSNFAVFRIEQENAAQTDGNNFVNNSSEQAYVATKGAVSKGAEFELNGAVTDNLQMTFGATRYVARDSSGRFNSNMPQTSFKLFGRYRLPGLPDLTIGGGMNWQNRTFQDVTGPDGETQRVYQSSYPLANLFARYQVTKQLAVQANVNNLFDRTYYSWLSDYAVYGEARNYSVNLSYSF, encoded by the coding sequence ATGTCTTTTAAAAGCAGGGAAGGCGACGCGGCGGGACGCACGTTGACCATTAAACAGACCTTCACCGTTTCGTTACTGACGCTGGCCATTCAAACCGTTATCCATCCCGCACACGCTGCGGCGATTGATACCACGACAGCAGCACAGCAAGATATGGTCGTGAGCGCCAGTGCGGATAACAGTGCTGAGCAGCAGGACTATGCGGTTCAAACCACCCGTGCAGGAACCAAAATGCTGCTCACGCCACGCGATGTCCCGCAGTCTCTCAGCGTGGTAACGAAACAGCGTATGCAGGATCAGAATTTACAATCGGTAGGCGAGGTGCTGGATAACACCACCGGCATAGCCACCGAGGTGATTGACAGCGAACGCTCTTCCTACTTTTCACGCGGTTTCCAGATAACGAACTTTACCTTCGATGATATCCCGACCTCGGTCAGCGATACGTGGAACTTTGGCGATGCAGGTTCGGATACCGCCATTTATGACCGTATTGAGGTGGTGCGCGGCGCAACCGGGCTGATGACCGGCGCAGGCAGCCCGGCGGCTTCCGTCAATATGGTGCGCAAGCAGGCGGACAGCAAAACGTTTACCGGCAATCTGGATGCCAGCTACGGCAGCTGGAACAAACAGCGCTACGTGGCGGATGTTTCCGGGCCGCTGAATGAAGAAGGCACCGTGCGTGGCCGCGTGGTTGCCGGTTATCAGGATCAGGACAGCAAGCTGGACCGTTATCACAAAGGCAAAAAATTTCTGTATGGCGTGGTGGATGCGGATATTACCGACAACACCACGGCCTCACTGGGCTACGACTATCAGGAAAGCAATACCGGCAACCCGACCTGGGGCGGGCTGCCCACCTGGTATAGCGACGGCACGCGCACCCATTTCAACCGCAACACCAGCGTTGCCGCCGACTGGACGCATTACAATCTGAATTCGCGTAAAGTTTTTGCCACTCTTTCCCATAATTTTGATAACGGCTGGAATTTCCGCCTCAACGGTACGCATGCGGAAGAAACGTTCAACGACAAACTGCTTTATATCGAAGGCTTCCCGGATGCCGAGACGGGCGAAGGCACCACCGGTTTTGGCAGCCGTGACCGGGGAACGCGCAAGCTCGATTCTGTTGATACTTACGCCAGCGGTCCGTTTGAACTCTTTGGGCGTCAGCATCAGCTGATGGCGGGCGTCAGTTACAGCCGTCAGCACAACCAAACCTACAGTGAAGATGGCGAGCTGGACAGCGAGCAGATGGGCAGCGTGAACAACAGCTGGAGCGGCGAAGTCGTTGAGCCACAGTGGGGCGACTGGTATCAGAACGCCGATGACGTAGTCCGGCAGAAATCTGCTTATACCGCAGCACGTCTCTCGCTGGCCGATTCGCTCTCTTTAATTGCAGGCGTACGCTATACCCAGTGGAGCACGACCGGCAGCAGCGGCGACATGCGGAAAAATAATCTGACCCCTTACGGCGGTCTGGTTTATGACCTTAACGACACCTTATCGGCTTACGCCAGCTACACCTCTATTTTCCAGCCGCAAACGAAGCGCGACAGCAGCGGCGGCTACCTCTCGCCGGTGACCGGAAAGAACTATGAAACCGGTTTGAAAGCCGACTGGTTCGATGGCCGTCTGACGTCAAATTTCGCCGTGTTCCGCATTGAACAAGAGAATGCTGCCCAGACGGATGGCAATAATTTTGTTAACAACAGCAGTGAACAGGCCTACGTGGCTACAAAAGGCGCGGTGAGCAAAGGAGCGGAATTTGAGTTAAACGGAGCCGTAACCGATAACCTGCAAATGACGTTTGGCGCGACTCGCTACGTGGCGAGAGATTCTTCAGGCCGCTTTAACAGCAATATGCCGCAAACCTCATTCAAGCTGTTTGGCCGTTACCGTCTGCCGGGGCTGCCAGATCTGACCATTGGCGGCGGTATGAACTGGCAAAACCGCACCTTCCAGGACGTCACCGGCCCTGATGGCGAGACGCAGCGCGTTTACCAGAGCAGCTATCCGCTGGCTAACCTGTTTGCCCGTTATCAGGTTACTAAACAGCTGGCGGTGCAGGCTAACGTCAACAACCTGTTCGATCGCACCTACTATTCCTGGCTGAGCGACTACGCGGTCTATGGCGAAGCGCGTAACTATTCTGTGAATCTTTCTTATTCGTTCTGA
- the emtA gene encoding membrane-bound lytic murein transglycosylase EmtA, which produces MKTVAILSVLLLAGCASQSHKQANNQQQTPLTKAPPHKVAQAWSLFTEDAAHNYGIDQKLVDAIISVESGGNPTVVSKSNAIGLMQIKASTAGREVYRVQGRHGQPTNSELRDPVKNINIGTAYLKILQEQPLAGIRNPETLRYATIVSYANGAGALLRTFSRDRDRAIAMINAMTPEEFYQHVQNKHPAAQAPRYLWKVTTAYRTI; this is translated from the coding sequence GTGAAAACAGTTGCAATATTAAGTGTGCTTTTGCTGGCAGGGTGCGCCAGCCAGTCACACAAACAGGCTAACAATCAGCAGCAAACGCCATTAACTAAAGCGCCGCCGCACAAAGTCGCACAGGCCTGGTCGCTGTTTACAGAGGATGCAGCACACAATTACGGCATCGATCAGAAACTGGTAGATGCGATTATTTCGGTCGAATCGGGCGGCAATCCAACGGTAGTCAGCAAGTCGAATGCCATTGGATTGATGCAGATTAAAGCTTCCACCGCAGGGCGTGAAGTGTATCGGGTGCAGGGACGTCACGGGCAGCCAACGAACTCAGAGCTGCGCGATCCGGTGAAAAACATCAACATCGGCACGGCATACCTGAAAATTTTGCAGGAACAGCCGCTCGCAGGCATCCGTAACCCGGAAACGCTACGCTACGCCACGATAGTCTCTTACGCCAACGGGGCTGGCGCACTGCTTCGCACTTTCTCGCGTGACAGAGATCGGGCTATTGCCATGATCAACGCAATGACGCCGGAAGAGTTTTATCAGCATGTGCAAAACAAGCATCCTGCGGCGCAGGCACCGCGTTATTTGTGGAAGGTCACGACGGCTTACCGCACCATCTGA